Within Paenibacillus sabinae T27, the genomic segment TCGCAACGCCGCCCGCTCAGGCGCTGGTGCAGGCGATCAAGAACGATACGCCGATCCTGTTCGCAGCTGTAACGGACCCGATTGACGCCAAAGTGGTATCCAATCTGGAACATCCGGGCGGAAATGTATCGGGGGCATCCGATACGAATCCGGAGGCGATTACCAAGCTGATGGACTTCATTGCCACTCAATTTCCTAAGGTGAAGAAGCTCGGACTTATTATCAATGAGGGCGAGCCGAACGCTGTCGTAATGGCGGCCAAGGCCAAGGCCGCGCTGGACAAGCATGGAATCGAGCTCGTCAAAGCGCCGATAACGAACACATCCGAAGTGAAGCAGGCTGCCGAGTCCCTGATTGGACGGGCGGATGCGCTGTACATCACTCTTGACAACTCGGTTGTCAGCGGTGTGGACTCGATTATCCAGGTAGCCAACGAGAACAAGCTGCCATTCTTCTCAAGCGACCGCGATACGGTTGAGAAAGGCGCTTTTGCCACAGTGGGCTTCAAATACTTCGATCACGGCTATCAAGTCGGACAGATGGCTGTGGATGTGCTGAAGAACGGCAAGAAAATCGGTGATCTACCGGTAACCGT encodes:
- a CDS encoding ABC transporter substrate-binding protein — protein: MKKKKIWLGLSLSLMLAAAGCGSSNNSAGNGGAASPGGTAGAGSTDAKTYKIAVSQYVEHPSLDATYDGIIAALKDAGIVEGQNLTVDFENAQADQANNLSIAQKIASEDNDLVIGIATPPAQALVQAIKNDTPILFAAVTDPIDAKVVSNLEHPGGNVSGASDTNPEAITKLMDFIATQFPKVKKLGLIINEGEPNAVVMAAKAKAALDKHGIELVKAPITNTSEVKQAAESLIGRADALYITLDNSVVSGVDSIIQVANENKLPFFSSDRDTVEKGAFATVGFKYFDHGYQVGQMAVDVLKNGKKIGDLPVTVQQKLDVILNMKAAAAQGIEVTDAMKKEVADQANDIIQ